From the Thermosynechococcus sp. genome, the window CCACCCTTACCGCAGCAGCGCCGCCTTGTCCTCAAAACCCTCAAGGAATGGCCGCTGACTTTAGGGCGCCAAGGGAGCAATAGCTATCAGCATTGGCAACTGGATGCCCCCACGGTGTCCCTGCGCCACGCCAGCATTGATCGCACCAGTGCGGGTCTCTACGTTCTGAGGGATTTGGGCAGCAGCAACGGCACCTATGTCAACGCCAAACTCCTAAAGGCCCCCTACACCCTGCGCAATGGGGATCAGATTCGCATTGGGCCCTTTGTCCTTCTCTACCGCCATGAGACCCTAGAAATTACGGATCAGGGCAGTCATCTTCGCATTGATGCTTGGGGATTGGAACGACGGGTAAAAACGCCAGCGGGCGATCGCCCCCTCTTACAAAATGTTTCCTTTGTGGCAGAGCCGAGACAACTTGTGGGTATTGTCGGTGGCAGTGGTACGGGGAAATCCACCCTCTTAAAAGTGCTGATGGGGCTAGAGCCGCCCCAGGAAGGAGAGGTGCTGCTCAATGGTTTGAATTTGCATCGCCATCTTGGCACCTACCGCCACCAAATCGGTTATGTCCCCCAAGAGGATATTGTCCATGCCCGCCTCACGGTGGCCGAAGTCCTCAATTATGCGGCGCAACTGCGCTTACCTGCCGATACCGATGCCCAAAACCGCAGGGCAGCAATTGAGCAAGTTCTTGAGCAGGTGCAGTTAAGGGGCACCGAACAGCAACTGGTGGCCAGCCTCAGTGGCGGTCAGCGCAAGCGGGTGAGTATTGCCGTTGAGCTATTGGCCAATCCCAAGCTCTTTTTCCTGGATGAACCCACCTCGGGTCTGGATCCGGGGCTAGACTTTTTGCTGATGCAGTTGCTGCGGCAATTGGCGGATCAAGAACGCACAATTGTTTTGGTGACCCACGCCACCAGCCATGTGTATTTGTGCGATCGCCTACTCGTGCTTGGTCCCGGCGGGCGTCTTTGCTATTTTGGCCCGGCCGATGAGGCTCGTCAATTCTTTAGTCCAACGGGCGATCGCCCCCTGAATTCTGTGGCTGAAATTTATGCCCTCCTAACTCCCGAAAATAGTGCTGCATGGAGTCAACAATTTCGCCAATCTGCCCACTATGAACGCTACCTTGCCGGCCACCTCAGTATCGGGCCCCACTACGAGAGTACCAGTGTTTTGGGGGCGGAGAGTCGTGCCAATGCCGAAGCACCACCGCAGCAGCCGGCACCACCTCACCTCTACCAA encodes:
- a CDS encoding ATP-binding cassette domain-containing protein; this translates as MGSPPPKTVVDLPTVTLTLESQGKTLTYSLTQPEHRLGRDHQWADLVVPDDPLWSVISGRHAVFKQQGATYSLWDGDGHQRRSTNGTFYNRRRIGIEEGFALGETLRLEIGQDPKNKVQLLVQIQFAGTASPPPLPQQRRLVLKTLKEWPLTLGRQGSNSYQHWQLDAPTVSLRHASIDRTSAGLYVLRDLGSSNGTYVNAKLLKAPYTLRNGDQIRIGPFVLLYRHETLEITDQGSHLRIDAWGLERRVKTPAGDRPLLQNVSFVAEPRQLVGIVGGSGTGKSTLLKVLMGLEPPQEGEVLLNGLNLHRHLGTYRHQIGYVPQEDIVHARLTVAEVLNYAAQLRLPADTDAQNRRAAIEQVLEQVQLRGTEQQLVASLSGGQRKRVSIAVELLANPKLFFLDEPTSGLDPGLDFLLMQLLRQLADQERTIVLVTHATSHVYLCDRLLVLGPGGRLCYFGPADEARQFFSPTGDRPLNSVAEIYALLTPENSAAWSQQFRQSAHYERYLAGHLSIGPHYESTSVLGAESRANAEAPPQQPAPPHLYQWRVLCQRQWQLLWRDRLSLVLNLIGVPIALLLTRFAIDRSPFVPQDPPGLLQAAQTLRILFVFTCACLWVGLSGWAQALITEVAIYRRERLANLSLWAYMAAKLTLGKGMALAQTLLITLVGLLAFGLPKGALLPWPLGFGITTFLTLVASLCLGLLISAAVNNSDQASKVLPPLLLPQIIFAGVLFKLTGVATALSWLTIGRWAMGAYGALMDVNGMVPPPLDFGLFEPPPQPFDPTPVYAPTWDNLLLNWGMLILHSLINTGVATYLQRRKG